The Rhododendron vialii isolate Sample 1 chromosome 1a, ASM3025357v1 region GACGAAACCGACTGAGAGcgatggagaagaagaagattaggACGGAgggttttttctcttttagaCAATTATTCCCTACAGCAacttgttttgtcaaaaagaaagaTGAGTTGTTTTGGACCCTTCGATCTTCTCATTAATGTGTTGGCAGCTCCATATTAAAAGCATCACATGATCCTAACAGAGAAATCCTCATAGAGGATCCGGATCCCAAAATTTTTGCCGGAAAAAAAAGtctgatttcaaaattttggggGATTCTCCTTGTATGGGCGGGACCAAATGCATACATAATCGGAAAATCGAACATACAATATTGAATCTGCATTCCGATGAAAaggttttcaaaatccgttaGACCCAAAATTCTATGAGAATGATTAAAacaacaagtacaacaaaattAACTGTATCGATCGCCGTGATAGTGATGCGGTCATGTGACTATTGTACATTAGACTACAGCACAAGATCTTGattcataataaaaaaagtgtaatgTATAGATTTTAAAGGTGGTTggcaactaattttttttcaaatgctCGATCTAAATCGATAGGATTTAACATCTTGTTCATTTaatcattgtcaccaaaatcggtgataatcggatgtcgACAACCACATAATCGAAATACATTTGGTGCTTCCAGAAGCGTTAAAGTCCCATACCGTACCACTCTTGGGCCGCCTCGACTATTTTTTTCCGAATCGGGACCGTCTATACTTTACGTAACAAAGATTAGAATACTTCTGCCAAAAATGAATTAAATTTCTTATCGATACATACTTGATCGGATGTAAAATGTCATTATAATAATGAATCTACGTCCCAATAAAAGGGCTTTCTAAACCCGGTAGTCCCAAAAAATTTACGAGAACAATTAAAACACCAAGCAAAACATACTGAACAGTATCGATCATTGTGATTGTGTTGCGATAGTATGAGTATTGTACATTACACAAAAGCATAAGACCTTAGTTTAGGAACAATGAAATTCAACATATAGATTTTAAAGGaagttgttcaataattttttctgatgaccgatctaaaccgttaagATTGCACATCTTATTGATTCTATATTTTTTGCCAACTTTAGTGATGATCGGATGTCGGCAACCAcatgatcggaacacattcgATGCTTACGTAGgtattaaagtcctataattCACAACTTGATGACCgcttgatcaattttttaaaaatcggaacTGTCTATCATTTCCGTAAGAGAGATTAGAtcattcttgcaaaaaaataagtaaattgcTTATCGTTACAAACTTTATCGGACATAAGTTATCATTcttatgttgaatttttgtacCAATCAAAGAGTTTCATAACCCGAATGGagcccaaaattttcaaaataacaaaatcaacaaGAACAACCAAATTAACGgccttgattattaaaataatgatTTATTGAGGTCCATTACATTTTACTGTTGAACATAATTGCAAGACACATTtacatttaaaattttttttcccacttaacCACGgttaaacattttcaaataaaaaaataagtgaaaaaatGACAGGTGGGTATTGTTATGGTTTTAGAGGTTGTTGTTATACCTTTTAGAGGTTATTGTTATGCTTTTATGTGGTCATATTAtgcttcttttactttttgctttttgttatgCCTTTTATGGTTTTTGTTATACTTGTCATTGGTTTTGTGTTatgcttttcaatggtttatgTTATGCCCACATGGTTATAACTCAACAGTTATGTCatttaatggttttgttatgcctatTTTGGGTTAATGTTATACCGGTTTAGAAAATGTTATACTCATGTTATGCCATTAAATTCACGTGTTATGCCTTTTTGGGTTTACTTGTCATGCCATTtagtggttttgttatgccaaattCGATGACCTGTTAGGGTGACCAGTTAGACcggttttttttggtcaaactgGCATGCGTGGCACAATCTCAACCGTTGGATCggagttttggttatgccttggttatgccttgttatggctTGGTTATACATATAATTGGTTTGGTTATGCTTgcaatgattttgttatgccaaaagttacggtgtccccaaaatgaccggggacaccaaaGTCATTCCCTAATCTGAATCATGCATAATCTGATTGCAATATTCTTAATTTCATATCTTGACCCATTAATTGACTCTCTTATTATTTGTATGTATAATATGGAACTCATCATAGGTTATTTCATCCCAAGTTTTGCAAATTACTATGTTCATCTTATTTCGCCttcaaaagaaatgaaaataccCGCCAGAACACAAGTCCTTTTCCTCTTGCTAGTTTTGTTCGATCTGGACGTTCTCTTATGGGCCGATTTAATCGCCGACACCTGCCGGAAAACTATTTATCCCGGGATTTGTGTTTCGACTCTGCGATCGAATCCTCGCAGTGCAGGTGCAAATGTAACGGGACTTGTGCGCATAGTTTTCGATACCGCTCTTCCCAAAGCAAATTCTACTCTCAACCTGGTAAACGAATTATACGCCAAGGCGCTCAAGGCGAAACAAACTAGTTTCTTCGAGTATCTTTCCAATTGCTTGAATCAATACAAGGAGGCCGTATCTGGACTCAATGGTTGTACCGAGTATCTTGGGTCGGACAACTTCGGAACTGTTCTGCACGCAACGCAAGCCGTTAGCTATGTTCTGATCTGCGAGAAGGAGTTTATTGCATTACGTCCTATCGGTGGGCGTGCGTCGCCTATCACGGCTCAAAATAACGCCATGGAACGACTGGTGTCGATTGCCTTGGGGATCGTGAAATCGCTCGGCTGCAATCAACCGATTTGCAATTTCTCATGAATGTAATGTGTCCTGGTTTGCAAATGCTGAATAATTGAGGAgcgaagaatatatatatatatatatatatatttttttaccgATTTGCTTTTTCTCATGATCGTGAAGCAAATCTCTTTGCGCGCCCCTGACACCCACCCCGGACCCCACCCCCCAGGACCAAAATCCCCTCCCCCCGGGCAATAATTGAACCCACGCCAGTAATTCaattcattttcttatttttcatttatttactgaataacttttatatctttttacacttttatttatttaatataatATTTAAgcgttccaattttcaatccgcttgaatcgatgcaaagatcttatttttttaattattttatcttcaatggtcataatgaatttttggctcgaaggcctttcaaTAAGTACCCTAaggctccttatttagtttcaggtctctcttagagtgctcattgaaaggccttagagccaaaatttcattacgaccatttatgatgaaataataagaaaaataaggtctttgcaccggttcaaacgaattaaaaattggaacacttatttttttactctttatatgtatttttaaattatttaatattatatacgtgagtaaatttctttatattattgaaattttactcttatttttttactcttattaaaatttaataattcttttatgttattgaatttattaattttgtatttatttatattttttatctattttatttctaaccacTTATTCAGATTTCATTTTATCTTCttatcttcaactataaccactcatttagattttctttttatcttcaattacaaccacacatttagatttttttgttatcttgTTATCTTCAATTATAACCATTCATCCATCACCCTTTATCCTTATATATCCAGCattatccttccaaaatcaccaTCTTCTTCCCATCACCTCCCTCTCCCTGCTTATCTCTCCAACATCACCATCTTTCcatcatctatctctctctcttttcctctgTCATGGCTCCTCCCTCCTTTTCCACACCTGTTTCGTAAAACGTAGAAGAACATTATGAATAACTACAACTTGTCATTTTCGGATAGTTGGTCTGTTGAAAATGATGTTTCTAGTGGTGAGGGCGTCTCCCACAATTTTTGTGATTATACATCCGAATTCACAACTGACGAGGTTAGTTATTACCGTTGTTCTTATGCATATtagttatttaatttaaaagtttAGAAATTATGCAAATTAGACTGTAGATTGGATCATGTTGCACTTATAcatattcttttttcttgtttatagATTTTTCAAAGTAGAGACGACATGGTAGCTTGGGTGCGGAGAGTCGGTATGGAAAATGGTATTGTCGTTGTCATTAAGAAATCTGCTAGTTTAATTAGTGGCAAACTGCCAAAGTGCATTCTTAGTTGTGAAAGAAGTGGAAAGTATAGACCGGCAAGGAATGCTATTGAAAGGCAATCCTCGCAAAAGAATAATGGGACAAAAAAATGTGAGTGCCCATTTGAGCTGCGAAGTATATCAATACCTCTAGCGGGTGTCATGTGGGGTGTAAGGATTGAATGTGGTTTCCATAACCATAAAACAACAGAATATTTTGATGGGcatgagtacccgtcaaggTTAACACCAGAGGAGAAAGAAATTGTGCGCGACATGGCGAACAACACCGCGCCTCGTGAAATTCTTAgtgttttaaagaaaaaaaaacccgttaAACGCTacaaaaacagtaattaaagtcttttataagcaaacaaaaaaaaaagagaagttaaaaaaaactaaaacagtaattaaagtcttttaaaagtataaaaaaattagtaaaagtaaaaaaaaataaaacagtaattatttacttttcaaagtaaaaccaaaaaaaaaaactagtcaaagtgaaaaaaaaaaccgaaaaaggAGGGGGCACCGTGgcagggggaggggggggggggggggggggtgccactcaggggggctgctgccccttCAAGGGACAGAGGGGCTGCTAGGGGCAGCAGAGTGCTGTCCTGGCCCAGGGGGCTCAGCTCCGGTTTTAGTCCAACGATCGGAAacattcacttcgtagagctcattgaattgaacaagtatgcaaaaaatcagtttgatcggatataTTTTAGTGCCTGATcaaaacacatataacttgccaataatgggttctagtagatttgatccagtgtttcggatccattcttttcaagacaaaaaggttccgatcaggcacttaaagatatccgatcaaactgatttttttgcacacttgttcaactcgacgagctctacgaagtgaacgtttccgatcgtcAAACCAAGCCCGGAGCGGGACTCCCTGGGTCGGGACAAcacgctgctgtcccttcaagggacagcagcccccctgaGTCCCTCCGAAGGGCCGCGGGTCAGAGGGGGAGCGAGAAGAGGACCTCATCGTGAAAGCAAAAATAAATCGCGATAAAATGTGAAAAGAAAGGCGATTCCATCCCTCCTTGCTCCGAGTTGCTTGTTACTACTTGCATAGGCAAATATATGAATCTGAGATCTGTGTCTTCGTAAAGGAAGCCATTTCGAAATCCCTCCTCTCTACCTCCAACATCACATCACGGTCACTTTATATCAGCAGGCCATTAGAGCATGCATCTCCGAGGGGAAAGGCAaattttcattccaaaaattactGCATTATTCTCTAACCAAGGGACTCTCCAGATTACCTATGTGGCAAATTGAATAGACATCAAAGCATATCATTTCCAAGGGACTCTCCAGATTATTCTCTAACCaatttaaaagattttaattcATTTCTTTTATCACTCCATTTTATGGACTATTCTCTATGTTTCTATATATCCAATTATCTTTACCAATGTTGCAggatcttttcttcttcttttttcgttATGAAACTCTCATCCTTAATTCATTCCACATTACCACTTAAACTCCAATTTGTTATTAATTTTCCTACATTCATCTCCTTATTCAGGGACGGAGATAATATCAGTTTTACCTCTAAATTATAAAGGCCATGACAATTTGTATCCAAAAGTTAGTACACATTTTCCTGGCCTCTTATAAAATTTACGTCCCCAAGTATCTTTGTCAAGTTCCAAAAACGTTTTCTTTTACGTATGTGTTTTTCCTAAAGTCTGTTATCTATTTATGTATTGTAGCAAATTTTACGttcaaaattcatttcttttataTTACAGTTGTTTacgatgaaaaataaaattttctaagACCATGTTAATTAATGGTGCCCCCATCGAGCTAAATTCCTAATTACGCCACTGTCCTTATTTCATTTGATGTTCTACATTGCGGAAAGTCTCTGGCTAGCTTGAGATTGTTCTTGATGATTCGGACAGTGAGTCGGACAACGAACTGGAAATGCTAGGCCTTGCTCCGCAAGAGGAGGAATTTAACGCGGACGCAAGGAGACTAAGTCGCGGTTCTGTTCAAGGTCACACTCGCGACTGAGAAGTATTCCCACTTGTCGAATCTTAGACCAAAGTTGCATTAGTGACCTCTTCTCtcgatttttttatcaaaaaataaaggttTCCATATCATTAAATGAGCATGTCTTGTATTTGTGAAAATACTCCCACGCTCGTGACCAATAACTATTCTTGCTTTCCTCGTTCCCTTGTACATTGTCCAAACTTATGCAAAGCCGTGACGAAAATCAACATGATCGAGTAGGAAACAGTGACGAAAATTGAGCGGGTGGAGTAACTTGAGTTGGAAAGTGCGACGATTGACTGGGAAATTGAGATAACGGAGTTGAATAGTTTTCTTGATCTCTTCAAGAAAACTACACTAAAATAGTGTAGCATTTTTTGCTTCTTCCCTCAGAGAGCCATTTGCTAACATGGCTCTACAAATATGGATAAAGTTTAGTTTTGCTTCTCTCCTTTGAGATGCTCTTATTTCATTAAATTACGGTACAATTTCGTGCTTGTCGGTTCCCGATATTGAGATGCAGCTCTTAGTCCATCCGGTAGTATCTGTTGGCTTTTAAGGAGGAGATCTGAAGTTCGAGTCTATGAAGAGACGTTTAACTACCCTTTTGCTTTTAACCCACAAATTCCCTTGTCAACGTTCAACCTTTTTATACTTTGTCATGTACTCAACCAAATCAGAAATTTTAAGAAAGAGGTTAAAAGGGGATGCGAGTCGGAGAGGTAGACGTATCAGAGAGAGTCAGAGAAAGAGGTTCCGCGTTTGCAACCATCATTGTTTCCAATTGATATACGAGACGGTTTTCTCCGTGGAGCAGGCATTCCGGTTATGGCACGGTGGTGTTTGGGTTGCGTGCGTAATTTCCAACACACTCATTTCAAAATTAGATTGCATTCTTGATTTAATCATTTTATATAACACAGTTTGGAGTCCTGATCATTTTTAGGGCAAGAAATTTATGATAAAGTGTCAACACAGGCCTGATTTTGATGAATATTTTCAAACATGTTATCCCAATATATAATTAGTTAAGTTAATTTGTTAGAATTTAATTCTCAGTGTAGAATACTAGACATAAGAGGTTACCGAGCTGCCGTTAATTTACTTTCTTCAGTGTTTACTTTTTCCTAcgattttcctttctctttgtaAATCACTTCACAAATTTAGGATCCCAACACATATCAAGATAAGAGGCCAAGGGGTTCAAAACTACAGAGACCAAAAATGACTTGGACACGAATGTCCAGAGAATTGGGTAATCAAATCAACAACGTTGTGACAAAATGGTGATTTTGAGAAGCAAATTAAGAAGAATAACTGTTCAAAGAAAACACATCCCAAGTATGACGTTCTCGGAATCAAATTGAGCTCAGAACACGCATCTGTATGTTATATATGTACCAGCAGTCTCACTCTTTCGAGTGATCTTCACAATTTGCCCCATCTTTAGTCCAAAATATCTAGCAATCGGATCGGTCACCAACATTCGAGGTAGCTGATCTCCACAACAAACATGAGAAACATTCGAATATCAGAAACTGGAAGGATTTGAATCTGAAAACCAAATTACGATATGCAAGTACCACGCCGATATCACAATCAGTAGAAGTAGAaatgaaactcaaaaaataagttgTGCGCACTCAAATGCTCTGCATAATATGCATGACATACAAAGCACGGCATTATGTGGGAAAAGCAAAGTCGCAACCTTTTTCTGGTACGTCAGAAATTATCATAGAAGAACATGCTTGCATTGCCAGAACAACTGAAGGATCAGTCCCTAAGCAAAAGCAATACGAAAGAGACGAATTGACACCTTCAAGATCTTGAGGAACCCTTGAACTTGTTTTAGCTACAGATAACAATTACCACTCGAAAACACTACTGATCGTAGAGCTCCACAGTTTAACAAACAGCAAAGCATATTTGTAAGCAAAGGTGAATGTATATCTAATTTCCAGAGGTGTGCTTTAGCTGGCATGAACTTCTAAAATCAATCTCCAAATTTatggaacaaaaaaaactcaatgaaGTACGGCTCATTCCAGCACCAATATTTGATCAAAACAGTGATTCATGAAAATGGATAATGTGCTGAGTGGTCAAGACGTTAATTGTCTTGGTTTTTTGTTGTTCTAATGTCGATTGTTTGATCTCTGATACAGCCGAGTAGAAAACAGTGTGAACCACTGAACCCGTCCGACCCAACCCAACAGTGGTTTGGATAACTTAAGCGGTTGGATTCTGGTGTCAATTCGAAAAACGTAGAACTCAGTCGGACGTCGGGCTGGAGAGAAAAACATGAACCTGATCCGACCACATATTAACTCCACATATGCCACAAACTAAAATTGATTGGTTATTTCTGTTTCAGTTACTCTGTTTCCTTTATAGTTTCTGTTTCTGTATCCTTTTCCTGCTTCTGTAATTTCTCTGGTGGAAAATTTGATCCTATCTCTATCAAAGATATTGATAAGATTAAGAGCGAAGGCTGCTAAATTGGGAAGATGGACAAAGAGCTTGTGTTTTAAGATGATTATTTGACTTGGAATGATGTTAATCTAGCTGCTGAAGTTGAAGAGCCTAGCACGACCACTAAGTCAACTTCAAAGCCAATACAAAAAGGTTTGAAGTCACAAagttaaaaaatgataaaaataatcaACTATACAAGGGCTTGTATATGATAATGACGAATAGGAACAAGTACAGTGAGAAGATGGAGATCAAatgaaggagaagaggaagatgtTGACGGATATAAATCAAATGATTATGAAGAAGAGGAATCAATTGGTGATTTGGATGGTTTATATGCATGACTCCAGAATCCCTATATTAGAATGCTATTTACTCACTATTACTTTATCATGTTGCTAAAGCTGAACTTGCAACATTAGTTTTTGATAGATggatattatttttcatttattcatATTTGGTCATTTGCATGTCAAATGTGATGATTGATGTTCTAACTTTTAGGACTTCAATATATGTTGTTTTATATGATAGATGTCATTTTTAATTCCATTAGGTGATTTGGTAATGAAGcatattttacttttttcccAACGTGCACTTCAGTTCAATGGGCTCGAGGGGCCCTTGGCACCTCGGGGCTTTTGGGGTAAGAAAGTTCCCCACCCAAGTAACTCGACAGAACCCAACGAAAACCCGAGTGAACCAATTTGCATTGGTTTCGGCAGTACTTGGTTAGAAATAGGATGATGATTTCTATAACCAGCTAGTCGGATCGGGTGGCGGGTAGGTAGCAAACCAGACCCGAATCAACCCGTGCTTACTTCTAGTCCTTGAGTTCCGGAAATGCAGCAAGCCTTCATTTCTTAGGTTGAGGTATAGAactaaaccacatcaaaatgaaCCAACTCAACATCAACTTACTTATGCCCAAAGGTTTGTCCACTGTCAGAACATAGAACATTCATCGTTACGTAAATATGAAGTATCTAACTATCCCAGCAGAAAAGTATCGACAAAAGTCATGTCTCAAGTCCATAAATCCATGTTGAAATCCATGACAAAAAAAACTGACCTGCGCACGTTTGACTTTGTATTTTTCCAACAATTCGTTTTCCTCTTTAGAAGTGAGCACCTCATGCTTCGGAACAAGTTCATGTTCATTGACATTGACAAGTAACTCTGAGTCCTGTGTCAACAAAGGAAACATATGTGAGATTTTTCACTTTCCTTTTGCCATAAGGTTCACCTCCATTGCCGTTAAGTACATAATTAGTTTTGCAAGAACGATGTGTAAGGTACAATGTTAGCACAACAAATAGCATGATACAAACCCATGGGTAGAACTCACCCTTGAAAACTGGCTTACAAGGGGAGGGTGCCCAAAAGCTTATATGCACATGGCCAAGCCCATACTTAGCCAATGTGGGACATTAGGATTGTAACATACCACTATGCTTCGCAACTGACGTCCACGGCAGCCCACTCTATCGACATTGACTCGATGGTAGCCCCTTCTCTTTTTAGGTATTTTAATCCAGTCTATAGGTCGCCCCCTCCGCGGGTCGAATCGCAACGTTGAACCTGGCCCTGATACCAATGATCCGAACCCTTGGGTAAAACTCACCCTTGAAAACCGGCTTACAAGGGGAGCATGCCCAAGAGCTTATATGCACATGGCCAAGCCTATACTTAGCCAATGTGGGACATTAGGATCATAACATAGCATAGGGGTAATACAGCGTATGCAAAACCCAGAGATCCAGAAGATATTGTCTACGCTTGTATTGCTACATCGGTCATGGCAAGTAAAGAGCTCCCAACACAATGCCTGCTTAAACTTTAGTGGAAGCTAAATCTAACCCCACAGGCCCCACACAGACTAACAACCAGGTTAACCGATCTTTTCCGAGGACCATATATGTTGAAGAAAGATACAAACAGTGCCAGATAGGCTCCAACCTATGCACAAGCACTCATAATCCGTAcaagaacgaaaaaaataaaagcagcTGACATAGCAAGAGGGAAGTTTCCCCAAAAAACAGCTGCAACCATGGGCGGCTCCACTATTTTCGTTCAGATGTGACAAAAACAAGGACGGATGCAGAATAAATGATTGGGTGGGCGAACATTTAAAATAATTTGTAACACTATGAAAAGCGATATTAGGGTTGGCAATGCAAATTATGAAACTActaccaaaaaaatcatcaaatgaTTTTCAACCTATTTAATCACAAAGACATGGTCATCTATAATAATAATCGCATACAATTTTGTGCAACCCTGTCCAGCAAAATAGTACCATGACAGATTAGTGTattaccaaaaattaatttataCCAAATTCTTGGTTAGGCGAGGGTAGTATTGTACTAAACGAGGGTGAACTTATATGCGTAAGCTCCAAAAAGTCAAGCTAGTTGGCAATTCCACTGACAAACCACACATTTATTTGTATCCCAttctttatcgagttgtaatttcttTCTCACTTCTCTAAGCATAGCGAGTCTGTATAGGATTAGAGTGGAAGGAGTCATACTTATAATTGAGAGTAGAGCGCTATGCATCGAGGTAACAAAGGCAATTGGAAAGGCAAGTTCAGGAGTAAAGTCAACGATCTGGAATCATCGACAACTCCTATCTCGATTGGTTCATATAAAAGAAAAGCCCTACGTGGATTCCTAGGCAAAACAAAGTCCTTTGGTGGATCTCCGGAAGGCAAATAGTAGAGTCGATCAAGCAGCAGGTATGGTGAACGTGGATTCGGTAAGCAGATCTAAGGCTCAATTGTGAGGATTCAAGTTGTAGAGTAAGATTACGCGTAACTACACAATGAGTATAGTGTTTTTTATTCCTTCACATGATTTTTACCCTTTTCGGaatttccacgtatatcttgtgttcaTCGTTATTTTTCAATTCCTATAGGTTGGattgcaaaaaagaaatttcaatatacttctaaattttttgagaaaaaactactattttgaataaaaacttgAAACACGGGTAGGGCGGCTGCACGGGGTCATTCACCACTTGGTCCGTCCTtggacaaaaatatataaagttTCAATGACAAATAACTCTATACCAAATATAATCTATTCTTGGACTACACTATCTAGTTACTCATAAATTTAATTGGACTTTTATTTACTTTGACTCGGTAAGAGCGGGCCAACGCCAACAATACTCAAGAAAAATCAATTCATacgtaagaaaaaaaaaagtgtatttgTTGATGCTGCCCCTGGCTGCAGCAAGGAGCTAGTAACCATCCAAATAGCCAATTATCCCCCTTCAAATTAATGATAGTTCCTTTCCACCTAAAATTCACACCATAAACTAAACAGGAATTAAGCAGCTACCATTACAATTACCTTTGAGTCTCTTGCTCCTCTAAGAACCACAAAAGtctccaaaacaacaaaaatggaCATTGTATGATGCACTGTTGCTCAAACAAGGaaaaaagcaaaccaaaacgtCTGTGTGCACATGAATAAGCAATTTACCAACTACCCCAGAAGTTAAACAACCAAATTGTAAGCCTATGGTCACATTATGGACATTGTATGATGCACTGTTGCTCAAACAAGGaaaaaagcaaaccaaaacgtCTGTGTGCGCATGAATAAGCAATTTACCAACTACCCCAGAAGTTAAACAACCAAATTGTAAGCCTATGGTCACATTGACCATAATACTGTACATAGGGGCATAGGGTGGGCCTGGTCGCAATGTAGTTCATGGAAAAGGCTTGTTTCACCTGTTAGTTGATGTCATTCTGACAGGGAAAAAATTTACTTGATTCAAAGAATCAAAGGCAACCAAGTACCAAATTTCATCCATCAGATAACCTGCGCAATAGCCCTTGAATCTTATCAGATCAGTTTTGCACATACTTAAGCTGATCTTCTTGAAGTTCAATGGACTATTGCGTTCAACAAATCAAATTTAGAGCTTCTCTAAGATTTTGAACTTTACCATCTGTGCCAGCCAAGAATTTTAGAATGGAAACAAATTGAAAGTATCATCGGTATTTTTGAAGGAACAGCATTTGATAGTACGATCTCCTTAAAAAGTAGACAAAGATACGGAAACAAATTGAAAGTATCATCGGTATTTTTTAAAGGAACACCATTTGATAGTACGATCTCCTTAACAAGTAGACAAAGATCATGCAAAACAATCATCACCTTGCCTATAGAATATCAAGGAAGACGTGAGTATCACCTGGAAAGTCTCTATCCGATATTTTTTAGCAACTTCACCGATGACTGCTTTTGCTTGGGGTGTCAAGCCATGTTGAATAACCAAGATTGCTCTGGAAACCTTCTCTGTGTCCATTTTTGTTACACAGGTTTTCAGGACTGAACAGCCAACCTTCTTTGATACTTCAGGAAACATAACAAAAATCTGCACTAGAAAGCCAACCATACGTTGCTAttcacacagagagagagaccaaggACACTACAAACAAGAGAAAGCTGTCAAGAGTACCGAAAGGTAAGCCAAATACCTAAAGCCAAAAGCGACCACCAAAAAGCTACTATATCATATGCATGAAAATAGTCAAGACAATAAGAATAagtgaaaatgattttggaaattacTCTCCTCCAACATTTTTTCAGCTCTAGTAATCATTAGGGACAGAGATATCAAACCCCCCAAAATCAATTGAAAGGAGGAAATTGCAGGTGTCAAAACTATTAAAAAATCCATAGAAAATTCACAGAAGCCTCACATGTAAGAAAATGGCTACGGAAAAATTCAGCTCCTATGACAATGACCAATAGCATAACTTGTAGTGCCCACACTGCCACATAAATAGTCTCCACCATCACCGAACAAAACCACCCCATTTTATATTTTgtta contains the following coding sequences:
- the LOC131328747 gene encoding uncharacterized protein LOC131328747 codes for the protein MELIIGYFIPSFANYYVHLISPSKEMKIPARTQVLFLLLVLFDLDVLLWADLIADTCRKTIYPGICVSTLRSNPRSAGANVTGLVRIVFDTALPKANSTLNLVNELYAKALKAKQTSFFEYLSNCLNQYKEAVSGLNGCTEYLGSDNFGTVLHATQAVSYVLICEKEFIALRPIGGRASPITAQNNAMERLVSIALGIVKSLGCNQPICNFS
- the LOC131328758 gene encoding uncharacterized protein LOC131328758, yielding MNNYNLSFSDSWSVENDVSSGEGVSHNFCDYTSEFTTDEIFQSRDDMVAWVRRVGMENGIVVVIKKSASLISGKLPKCILSCERSGKYRPARNAIERQSSQKNNGTKKCECPFELRSISIPLAGVMWGVRIECGFHNHKTTEYFDGHEYPSRLTPEEKEIVRDMANNTAPREILSVLKKKKPVKRYKNRTEIISVLPLNYKGHDNLYPKLEIVLDDSDSESDNELEMLGLAPQEEEFNADARRLSRGSVQGHTRD
- the LOC131306465 gene encoding DNA-directed RNA polymerases II and IV subunit 5A-like, whose amino-acid sequence is MSVTTDEEIAKLEITTKLFRIRRTTLQMLEDRGYKVDEEEMKMTKQEFIDKFGMSPKREELIIQTQKGDESDDPSDRIFVMFPEVSKKVGCSVLKTCVTKMDTEKVSRAILVIQHGLTPQAKAVIGEVAKKYRIETFQDSELLVNVNEHELVPKHEVLTSKEENELLEKYKVKRAQLPRMLVTDPIARYFGLKMGQIVKITRKSETAGTYITYRCVF